The Triticum aestivum cultivar Chinese Spring chromosome 7B, IWGSC CS RefSeq v2.1, whole genome shotgun sequence genome window below encodes:
- the LOC123162111 gene encoding protein ACCELERATED CELL DEATH 6 produces MEDIQHKSERHMMDYTLRRAVTEGNVQRFNELLQDENQPPPRTSRLLQGVTSDWDGVLHIAARLEHVELVRAISDGWAMLVDVAAKNRRGETPLHCAAATEEPEMINLLILMSGSHEKQMELVSERKCNGETCLHDAVRRGNRQVASRLIAADVSVQYIRDRHRCRALVQIEDNEGVSPLYLATTLGNLEMVQLLTERPQDHRYAASCAGPEKKTALHAAVLLRYRSTELSQHLVVWNPNLIKKTDLYGNTPLHLLASSWTTRQPATAKLLLDRDASAGYLWDAEGALPIHVAAANGCLDMIKLLLEHCPDCYWPCSNFGQTILHIAVQQKNYNVVRYVCSGQRFLGILNTRDADGNTALHLAVLKGNVSIFRVLLGMRQIFLSPRNKEERTPLDLASLGIPPGVSFTQPRQWIANDLVLAKAEYGTGRWDHFSTNFTTADREKNSEAISKSAGLMAVCAVLILNVAFAAPFNVSKFYIDSSNASSTLGRAKMHVYKAFMVSDALAFVFSAAATSCCTLAGISVADRNTRFTHLAVGWLLLELAALCMLAVFMSGVYVVASPVGFRFAITACAFAILATLPHFTMSAMLFLSVRTLIKRVGVRTWCRTLLPSLRGMRLIRIIVMLVVSATIIGLSFL; encoded by the exons ATGGAAGACATTCAGCACAAGTCTGAAAGGCACATGATGGACTATACATTGCGAAGGGCAGTAACAGAAGGCAATGTACAGCGATTTAATGAACTTTTGCAAGATGAAAACCAGCCACCTCCAAGGACATCCAGGCTTCTCCAAGGAGTGACATCTGATTGGGACGGAGTGCTCCATATTGCAGCAAGACTAGAGCATGTTGAACTAGTGCGTGCCATTTCCGATGGATGGGCCATGTTAGTGGATGTAGCAGCCAAGAACAGGAGAGGGGAGACTCCCTTGCACTGTGCGGCTGCCACCGAGGAACCCGAGATGATCAATCTTCTCATACTGATGTCTGGAAGCCATGAGAAGCAAATGGAACTTGTCAGTGAAAGAAAGTGCAACGGGGAAACATGTTTACACGACGCTGTTCGGCGGGGGAACAGACAAGTTGCGAGTAGATTGATCGCGGCAGATGTCAGCGTGCAATACATTAGGGACAGACACAGATGCCGTGCTCTAGTGCAAATAGAGGATAACGAAGGTGTTTCTCCTCTATATTTGGCTACAACTCTAGGCAACCTTGAAATGGTTCAGCTCCTCACTGAAAGGCCACAAGATCACAGGTATGCAGCATCCTGTGCTGGGCCTGAAAAGAAGACAGCTCTGCATGCTGCAGTTCTTCTTCGATACCGCAGCACAG AGCTCAGTCAACATCTCGTGGTGTGGAATCCTAACCTCATAAAGAAGACTGATCTATATGGGAACACGCCACTTCACCTTTTGGCATCAAGCTGGACTACCAGGCAGCCAGCTACTGCAAAACTTCTGTTGGATAGGGACGCAAGCGCTGGATACCTCTGGGATGCCGAGGGAGCACTACCCATACATGTCGCAGCTGCTAATGGATGTCTTGACATGATCAAGCTGTTGCTAGAGCATTGTCCCGATTGCTATTGGCCATGCAGTAACTTTGGCCAGACCATCCTCCACATTGCTGTCCAGCAAAAAAATTACAATGTAGTAAGGTATGTATGCTCAGGGCAAAGGTTCCTAGGAATTCTTAACACCAGAGATGCAGATGGGAATACGGCTCTTCATTTGGCTGTATTGAAAGGAAATGTGTCCATCTTCCGAGTGTTACTggggatgaggcaaatctttttgaGTCCCAGAAATAAGGAGGAGCGCACGCCTCTAGATCTTGCATCCTTGGGCATCCCACCTGGCGTGTCATTTACACAG CCCCGGCAATGGATTGCGAATGACCTTGTACTTGCTAAGGCTGAATATGGCACTGGTCGGTGGGATCATTTTTCTACCAACTTCACAACAGCTGACAGGGAGAAGAATTCCGAAGCAATTAGCAAGTCAGCCGGGCTCATGGCCGTCTGTGCTGTGCTTATCCTGAACGTAGCATTTGCGGCCCCTTTCAACGTTTCGAAATTCTACATCGATTCCAGCAACGCGAGCAGCACACTTGGGAGAGCAAAGATGCACGTGTACAAAGCGTTCATGGTCTCGGACGCCTTAGCGTTTGTCTTCTCGGCGGCAGCGACGTCTTGCTGCACATTGGCAGGCATTTCTGTAGCGGACAGGAATACACGCTTCACCCACCTTGCAGTTGGATGGCTGTTACTCGAGCTTGCCGCGCTGTGTATGCTCGCCGTCTTTATGTCGGGGGTCTATGTGGTCGCTTCTCCAGTTGGTTTCAGGTTTGCCATCACTGCCTGTGCATTTGCCATTCTAGCCACTTTACCACACTTCACAATGTCCGCCATGCTGTTTCTTAGCGTAAGGACCTTGATCAAAAGGGTTGGTGTCCGAACATGGTGCCGCACCTTGCTTCCGAGCCTACGTGGAATGAGATTAATAAGGATAATTGTTATGTTGGTAGTCTCCGCGACTATTATAGGATTATCATTCCTTTAA